A single region of the Sphingomonas sp. LY29 genome encodes:
- the gatB gene encoding Asp-tRNA(Asn)/Glu-tRNA(Gln) amidotransferase subunit GatB: protein MSDYRIKGETGEWEVVIGLEVHAQVVSNAKLFSGAATAFGAEPNTQVSLVDAAMPGMLPVPNRECIRQAVRTGMAIEAQINKWSRFDRKNYFYADLPQGYQISQLYHPLVGEGAITVLTDDKDETSAVTIGVERIHVEQDAGKLMHDQHPTMSYVDLNRSGVALMEIVSKPDMTSPAEAGAYLRKLRAILRYVGSCDGNMEEGSMRADVNVSVRRPGEELGTRTETKNVNSVRFVMAVIEHEARRQVELIEEGGAVVQETRLFDPDKGVTRTLRSKEDAHDYRYFPDPDLLPLELDDAFLEECRASLPELPDAKRKRFEGLGITPYNASVLTAEVEIARWFDQLLDEGAAPVAAANWVTGELFGALNRLGRSIGDSPVSPTQAAELIGLVADKTLSGSLAKQVFEIMLETGQSAGAVVEERGLKQTSDTGEIDAKIDEILAANAEKVEQYKAGKEALFGFFVGQTMKAMQGKANPGVVNERLKSKLNS, encoded by the coding sequence GTGAGCGACTACCGGATCAAGGGCGAAACCGGCGAGTGGGAGGTCGTGATTGGCCTTGAGGTGCACGCGCAGGTCGTGTCGAACGCCAAGCTGTTCAGCGGCGCCGCGACTGCGTTCGGGGCTGAACCCAATACGCAGGTGTCGCTGGTCGACGCGGCGATGCCAGGAATGCTCCCGGTTCCCAATCGCGAGTGCATTCGCCAGGCGGTGCGCACGGGAATGGCGATCGAGGCGCAGATCAACAAATGGTCGCGCTTCGATCGGAAGAATTATTTCTATGCCGACCTCCCGCAGGGCTACCAGATTTCGCAGCTCTACCATCCGCTGGTGGGCGAGGGGGCGATCACCGTCCTGACCGATGACAAGGACGAAACGAGCGCGGTCACGATCGGCGTTGAGCGGATCCACGTTGAACAGGACGCGGGCAAGCTGATGCACGACCAGCATCCGACGATGTCCTACGTCGACCTCAACCGATCGGGCGTGGCGCTGATGGAAATCGTGTCGAAGCCCGACATGACTTCTCCTGCCGAAGCAGGGGCTTACCTGCGCAAGTTGAGGGCGATCCTACGCTACGTCGGCTCGTGCGACGGCAATATGGAAGAAGGCTCGATGCGCGCCGATGTCAACGTCAGCGTTCGTCGACCCGGCGAGGAACTAGGCACGCGGACCGAGACCAAGAACGTCAACTCGGTTCGTTTCGTCATGGCGGTGATCGAGCACGAAGCGCGGCGCCAGGTCGAGCTGATCGAGGAAGGCGGCGCAGTCGTCCAGGAAACGCGGTTGTTCGACCCCGACAAGGGCGTCACCCGGACCTTGCGATCAAAGGAAGATGCACACGACTATCGCTACTTCCCCGATCCCGATTTGCTTCCGCTGGAACTCGACGACGCATTCCTCGAAGAATGCCGGGCATCGTTGCCGGAATTGCCTGACGCCAAGCGAAAGCGTTTCGAAGGGCTGGGAATCACGCCGTACAATGCTTCGGTCCTGACCGCCGAGGTCGAGATCGCGCGCTGGTTTGATCAGTTGCTCGACGAAGGTGCTGCGCCGGTCGCCGCGGCGAACTGGGTGACCGGAGAACTATTCGGCGCACTCAACCGCCTCGGACGCTCGATCGGGGACAGCCCGGTCAGTCCGACGCAGGCCGCCGAGCTGATTGGCTTGGTTGCGGACAAGACTCTCTCGGGCAGCTTGGCGAAGCAGGTGTTCGAGATCATGCTCGAAACCGGACAGAGCGCGGGCGCGGTCGTCGAGGAGCGCGGCCTCAAGCAGACCAGCGACACGGGCGAGATCGATGCGAAGATCGACGAAATCCTCGCGGCGAACGCTGAAAAGGTAGAGCAATATAAGGCGGGTAAGGAGGCGTTGTTCGGTTTCTTCGTCGGCCAGACGATGAAGGCGATGCAGGGCAAGGCCAATCCGGGCGTCGTCAACGAACGGCTGAAATCCAAGCTCAATTCTTAA
- the gatA gene encoding Asp-tRNA(Asn)/Glu-tRNA(Gln) amidotransferase subunit GatA, producing MSDLTSKTIAELRDGFRGGDFKAREIAEAFNAAVVAGRSLNAWTVETPEIALAAADAADAARSSDALKPLSGIPLGIKDLFATEGVDSTTGSNMLKGFKPPYESTVSGKLKDAGAGMLGKLNMDEFAMGSSNETSAYGPVISPWKRSDGGNAALTPGGSSGGSAAAVAARMAPGVTGTDTGGSIRQPAAFTGISGIKPTYGRCSRWGMVAFASSLDQAGPMAKDVRDCAILLQNMCGFDPRDGTSLDLPVPNWEAGLSSDLKGKRIGIPKEYRIDGVPEEINAIWDRGIEWLKDAGAEVVPISLPHTKYALPTYYIIAPAEASSNLARYDGVRYGLREVPEGANLDAMYAATRAAGFGPEVKRRIMIGTYVLSAGFYDAYFTKAQKVRTLIKQDFRDAFTKCDLILTPTAPSAAFGLNEKMSDPLAMYLNDVFAVPASLAGLPAMSVPGGLDSQGLPLGLHLIGNELDEQGVLNAGLAIEERSGFTARAEKWW from the coding sequence GTGTCCGACCTGACTTCCAAGACCATTGCCGAACTCCGCGACGGCTTCCGCGGCGGCGACTTCAAGGCGCGCGAGATTGCCGAGGCATTCAATGCCGCCGTCGTCGCGGGACGCTCGCTCAATGCGTGGACCGTCGAAACCCCCGAGATAGCGCTTGCCGCGGCCGATGCCGCGGATGCGGCTCGTTCCTCTGATGCGTTGAAGCCACTGTCGGGCATCCCGCTGGGCATCAAGGATTTGTTCGCGACCGAGGGCGTCGACAGCACGACCGGATCGAACATGCTGAAGGGCTTCAAGCCGCCTTACGAAAGCACGGTGTCGGGCAAGCTCAAGGACGCTGGCGCGGGCATGTTGGGCAAGCTCAACATGGACGAGTTCGCAATGGGGTCGTCGAACGAGACCAGCGCCTACGGCCCGGTGATCAGCCCGTGGAAGCGGAGCGACGGCGGCAATGCCGCGCTGACCCCGGGCGGAAGCTCGGGCGGATCGGCGGCAGCGGTCGCGGCGCGGATGGCGCCGGGGGTGACCGGTACCGACACCGGCGGGTCGATCCGCCAGCCCGCCGCATTCACCGGCATTTCGGGGATCAAGCCGACTTACGGGCGCTGCTCGCGTTGGGGCATGGTCGCCTTCGCCTCGTCGCTCGACCAGGCCGGGCCAATGGCAAAGGACGTGCGCGACTGCGCGATCCTGCTGCAAAATATGTGCGGCTTCGACCCGCGAGACGGAACGAGCCTCGACCTGCCGGTGCCGAACTGGGAAGCGGGATTGTCGAGCGACCTCAAGGGCAAGCGGATCGGAATTCCCAAGGAATATCGGATCGATGGCGTTCCGGAAGAGATCAACGCGATCTGGGATCGCGGGATCGAATGGCTGAAAGACGCGGGCGCGGAAGTCGTTCCGATCAGCCTGCCGCACACCAAATATGCGCTGCCGACCTATTACATCATCGCACCCGCCGAAGCGTCATCGAACCTCGCGCGCTATGATGGTGTCCGCTACGGTCTGCGGGAGGTGCCGGAAGGCGCGAACCTCGACGCGATGTACGCCGCGACGCGTGCTGCCGGCTTTGGGCCGGAGGTCAAGCGCCGCATCATGATTGGCACTTATGTGCTGTCGGCGGGCTTCTACGATGCTTACTTCACCAAGGCCCAGAAGGTTCGCACGCTCATCAAGCAAGACTTCCGCGACGCCTTCACCAAGTGCGACCTCATCCTGACCCCGACGGCACCGTCGGCGGCGTTCGGGCTCAACGAGAAGATGAGCGACCCGCTGGCGATGTATCTCAACGACGTCTTCGCGGTGCCGGCTAGCCTTGCGGGTCTTCCGGCCATGTCGGTCCCAGGTGGGCTCGACAGCCAGGGGCTGCCGCTCGGCCTTCATCTGATCGGTAACGAGTTGGACGAGCAGGGCGTGCTCAATGCCGGGCTGGCGATCGAGGAACGGTCCGGGTTTACGGCAAGGGCGGAGAAGTGGTGGTGA
- the gatC gene encoding Asp-tRNA(Asn)/Glu-tRNA(Gln) amidotransferase subunit GatC: MSVNADTVRHVAKLARLAMSDSEIEALVPELNNILGWVDQLGEVDTQGVEPLTAVIDQKLRLRDDVVDDGNVREKVLANAPDAQHGFFAVPKVIE; this comes from the coding sequence ATGTCCGTCAACGCCGATACCGTGCGCCATGTCGCAAAGCTCGCGCGCCTCGCGATGAGCGATTCGGAGATCGAGGCGCTCGTGCCCGAACTCAATAATATCCTGGGCTGGGTCGACCAGCTTGGTGAGGTCGATACGCAGGGCGTCGAACCGCTTACCGCCGTGATCGATCAGAAGCTGCGGCTTCGCGACGATGTCGTCGATGACGGCAATGTCCGTGAGAAGGTGCTCGCCAATGCGCCTGATGCGCAGCATGGCTTCTTCGCGGTCCCGAAGGTGATCGAATAG
- a CDS encoding DUF3089 domain-containing protein, whose translation MCARRFLIVIALLTILAVTGAFAIFQFGDRALTSMATPSGHFEAPAPQTGPDYLADASWLAKPGLADDPSRWVPEGVVSTSEAQPAATFFVHPTTYLERDRWNAPLVTGGEAATRATLFVRSQASAFNAVSDVWAPRYRQAAFGAFLLTNEDATKALDLAYGDVLKAFDAFIAAQGATTPIIVAGHSQGSLHLLRLLRDRQDALKGRLVAAYVGGWPVSTAADLPATGLMACTNAAEAGCLLSWQSFGEPANPQLVTGAWVGTTGLTGATRERRDMLCVNPLTGTKDGVAQPSANLGTLLPDSAFSTAGLGVGQVGARCEDGFLLIGGAVPEMGPYVLPGNNYHVYDYALFWGSIRADAARRLAAWRAR comes from the coding sequence ATGTGTGCCCGCCGCTTCCTTATCGTCATTGCGCTGCTGACGATCCTCGCCGTCACGGGCGCGTTCGCCATCTTCCAGTTCGGCGATCGCGCCCTCACCAGCATGGCGACACCGTCCGGTCATTTCGAGGCACCGGCGCCCCAGACCGGACCGGATTACCTGGCCGACGCGAGCTGGCTGGCCAAGCCCGGCCTCGCCGACGATCCGTCGCGGTGGGTGCCCGAAGGCGTCGTGTCGACGAGTGAGGCACAGCCTGCCGCGACCTTCTTCGTGCATCCGACTACCTACCTCGAGCGTGACCGCTGGAACGCGCCGCTAGTCACCGGCGGCGAAGCCGCCACGCGCGCCACGCTGTTCGTGCGCAGTCAGGCGAGTGCGTTTAACGCCGTGTCGGACGTGTGGGCGCCGCGCTACCGGCAGGCGGCGTTTGGCGCGTTCCTGCTCACCAACGAAGATGCGACCAAGGCGCTCGACCTCGCCTATGGTGACGTTCTCAAGGCCTTCGATGCGTTCATCGCCGCGCAGGGCGCGACGACCCCGATCATCGTCGCCGGTCACAGCCAGGGATCGCTCCACCTGCTTCGTCTTCTGCGCGACCGACAGGATGCGCTGAAGGGGCGATTAGTTGCGGCCTATGTCGGCGGCTGGCCCGTCTCGACCGCCGCCGATCTGCCCGCGACCGGCCTCATGGCGTGCACCAATGCCGCCGAAGCAGGCTGCCTGCTTAGCTGGCAAAGCTTCGGCGAGCCGGCCAATCCGCAACTCGTCACTGGGGCATGGGTCGGCACCACCGGCCTGACCGGCGCGACGCGCGAGCGCCGCGACATGCTTTGCGTCAATCCGCTCACCGGTACGAAGGACGGGGTGGCTCAACCGTCGGCGAACCTTGGCACCTTACTGCCCGACAGCGCTTTTTCGACCGCTGGTCTCGGCGTCGGGCAGGTCGGCGCGCGCTGCGAGGATGGCTTCCTGCTGATTGGCGGCGCGGTGCCGGAGATGGGGCCATACGTCCTGCCCGGAAACAATTATCACGTTTATGATTACGCCCTTTTCTGGGGATCGATCCGCGCCGACGCGGCGCGGCGACTGGCGGCATGGCGGGCGCGCTGA